In Patescibacteria group bacterium, a single window of DNA contains:
- a CDS encoding ComF family protein — translation MKRLIPSYIRKINNKLPIRQTLKILLDLLFPQNCLGCGKNDAIICKNCRESIPEAEDSANSENNPSSIPTIAAACYKNEILKKAIWLLKYKKIKTVAEPLSELISDRCVEDLSEINTFYSIRNCLIIPIPISKRRLRERGFNQAGLIAFNLTKKMTINMPTINFLFEQNILKKTRETSSQVLMKDRTKRLKNLKGSFRVESPEKVKDKNIILVDDVSTTGATLHEATSVLKKAGARIIIPIVVAK, via the coding sequence ATGAAGCGACTTATCCCCAGTTATATACGAAAAATAAATAACAAATTGCCAATACGCCAAACATTAAAAATATTATTGGACTTGCTTTTCCCTCAAAATTGCCTCGGGTGCGGAAAGAATGACGCGATTATATGTAAAAATTGCCGAGAATCAATACCCGAAGCCGAAGACAGCGCCAACAGTGAGAATAATCCTTCTTCCATACCAACCATAGCGGCAGCTTGTTATAAAAATGAAATATTAAAGAAAGCGATCTGGCTCTTAAAATACAAAAAAATAAAAACGGTTGCAGAGCCCCTTTCCGAACTAATTAGCGATAGATGTGTTGAAGACTTATCAGAAATAAATACTTTCTACTCTATAAGAAATTGCCTGATTATCCCCATACCAATATCAAAAAGAAGATTAAGAGAAAGGGGGTTCAACCAAGCAGGACTTATTGCGTTTAATCTTACGAAAAAGATGACAATAAATATGCCAACAATAAATTTCTTATTTGAACAAAATATCCTTAAAAAGACAAGGGAAACTTCTTCTCAAGTCTTGATGAAAGACAGGACCAAGCGACTCAAAAATTTAAAAGGCTCTTTTAGAGTTGAGTCGCCTGAAAAAGTAAAAGATAAAAATATAATCTTAGTAGACGACGTCTCAACAACCGGCGCCACTCTCCACGAGGCAACTTCTGTCCTCAAAAAAGCCGGCGCCAGGATAATAATCCCGATTGTCGTAGCAAAATAA